In the genome of Pogona vitticeps strain Pit_001003342236 chromosome 13, PviZW2.1, whole genome shotgun sequence, the window AGAAAAGGAGATGCGGACGACTTGATTGTCCTGTAAATAAAGGCAAACAAACAACCTGCTcaggagtagacatggtctagaggggcggggtaaaaatcaaataaataaataaataaataaataaattgttgtctCGCTAGAACAGCAGCAAACTTTCTGTGCTTCAGAAACAATTATGTATCTATAACAAACACGTTCTCTACAAGCCAGACCAAAATCTTGAGCGAAGCTGCATTTTCTATAGAGCACACAAGAAAATGGCATATTTTCTCTTATCATGCAACATTGATTTTGGATTACAGTAGTTACAACTTTCCACAGTGTATTTTGTAAACGGGGGAATATATGGATATTCCGTAAATTCAGCTATCCATCAGCCGCATacgagagtttgattcccccacggagCCTCCTGGACAGAGGCTGGACCGCTCTGCTGTATTCAGAGGATGATGACAATAAGGAAACCAAACTCTCCACCAGGGATGGTAGCAATAGGTAGTGACTACACCCTACAAGCTTCCAGATAAGGCAGGATCTGAACTCAGGGGCCTAAcacacaaatatccctgcacCGCCTCAAACAGCCCCACGCCATCCTATTGTTTTACGTTACTAACCACATCCCTGGTCATCCGTAACAGGAAGAGGAATCCTGACCTACCTCTGTGGCAACATCCAGGTGCACCACAAAATATTTCGCCGGTGCAGGTTTGAAAAGGAGGTAGAGGTAGCGTCCAGTGAGACCCAGCGACTGCGTGCTCGTCTTCGGGAGCTGGAGGTAGTTGCTCGCCGGAACGGCGCCACTGATGCGATACACCGTCCCTTTCAGAGTCTTGTCCTGGACCGAGGACATAAAACAGGAATGAAAGCCAGGCCTTTGCAGGGAAAATGGGATCAAAGTTTCATAAATCAATCCATCAACCTTTTTACTGTACGATCATAGATTTCGGCAAAACGAAAAAAATAAGGGAGATGATGCTGCGGCTTTCTTAGCAGCCAAGAAGACACAGATCAGAAACTCCTGTTGTCGTCCTCTCTTTTCATTTCCCCCActcacacagaagaaaaaaacccatataCAATCAGGATAAGATAACCTTTGGCCACCGGCaagctgatttttatttatttatttaaaatattctaccCCACCGTTCTCCAAAAAAAGGGATACAAAGAggctttcatcattaaaacacaatattaaagctaaaaacagtgaactattactattattactattactattattattattattatcctcatCAATGACCAGGACGATaagaatacattatttaaataaaatcacGTATCAGAGACATTGGACAAGACATGACACCATCAATACACCGTCTGGCTCTTTTCCAACATTTTACTCAAATATTAAATGACTTAATAACATCATATTAAGGATGTTAGggaaagcattactaaaacagatgtagaaaaagcaaaatgcaacCCATCTCATTTCAAAAACTCTCCTAGGCATTCTGTAGCTATCCGTACCGACCTTTGTTGCGCtatttgtggttttttaattgtttatttaatatacgattaataataataatagtttattaCACTCAGCCACCAGGAAGATTAATGTACAATTATTCTATGTTCTAGTCTCTGAAAACTGCCTAAAATAGTACATGACACTAATGGAGctgtatataaaatatagtaaagtaaatatatatatatatatatatatatatatatatatatatatatatatatatatatatatatatatatatatatatatatgtatatatatatatatatatatatatacacatacatatatatatatatacatacatatatatatatacatatacatatatacatatacatacatgcatacatatatatacatatacatatacatatacatatacatatacatatatatatatatatatatatatatatatatatatatatatatatatatatatatatatatatatatatatatatatatatatatatatatatatatatatatatatatatatatatattcttcaaGTGAGTGCCTAACAAACATCAGGAGCTTTCGATATTACCATAACGGTGGTCACGTCACCTTCCCTGGTGGATCTTTTCCATTCCTCCACTTTAAAGTGCTTAAAGACATTCAGATATGGGTGTTGCCACACtgcacagaaaaaagagagagagagaaaatttatttatttatttatttatttatttatttatttatttatttatttatttatttatttatttatttatttattcattcattcattcatttatttattcatttatttatttgatttataacccTCGAATTATGGGCAAAATAATCCCAGTTATTCAAATTACTTGCTTTTGCTTCACATCTGACACAGATTCCCTGTGATATTTctaaggatgaaaaaaaaatgaaccctGAAGTTGCATTTAAAAGAACACCCCCTTTTTAGggcattttttccccctttcattccctcccccccactttttcatCCAGGCCGTTCGCACAAATTCTTCATTAAAGgtggaaagggaaaaagagaggggggtgaACTGGGGGGGTGTCTGTGGTTAAGGCCCCTGGGCCCCGAATAATCCTGGGGCGCCTTCAGGAGGCAAGGTTTTTCTTTCCAGAGATGGGAGCGGAAGCTGCacctgttgaactcctgcctcttTCCCCACATTACAAAGAAATACGTAATTAAAAAGCACACCATTTCCAAGAAGGATCCCTTGGCACTGAAAACCATCCCATCAGGCAGCAAAGTTacttttccatcaggaccatttCCAGCCTAGACCATTCTCCAGACGCTTCCTGATGGTGTCACAGGCAGGAGCCCAACCGGTGCAGCTCctggcacacacacaccgccACACCTCCATCCTACCTCCCCAAAGAAACCTCACTACCTCAGCCTGGCAGGCTGTTTCCAAACCCCAATGACTCCCCCAAAGGCGTGCAGGAGGGAGAGGGCAGGCAGCAATCCAACCGGTGAAGCCtagaccagatttttttttttaaaggaggctgCATCTGACGAATTTCTGCCCTTTCGTGCAAGGAACACGGGATCCCTGAAGGAAAAGGGAGTAGGATGATTCCCTtgttgatttggggggggggaaggagtcaGTGGGGCTCAGCCCACTTGGAGGGAGGGGGACTCAGAGCCCCATTCTGCCCCAGAGGGACTCCCaaacccatcatccccaggctCTGAcgccctcctttcccccctgctcccccccccaccctggagGGGTACCTTTggccatggcggcggcggcggcggcggtgctcagctcccccccctccttccccgccTCCTTCGCCGGATTCAACCCTCCCGCCTCCCTTCCCGCCGCCTTTGCCGCCGCCACCATAGAGTCGCCGCCGAGGGGCCAGAGGGGCTGCTCGGGAGGTGGCAACAGCGCCCCCTAGGCGGGAGGAGCCGCTCGCCATCGGGCGCAGGAAGCCCTCGTCGCCCTGGAGAGGGAGGCTCTGACATGTAGATCTATGAAAAATTAAAGAGGGGTCCTcggctttggtgtttttttttttttcctccaagtgGGGAAAATCAACAGTGGGGTGTGTGCTTTcgggttttttgtgattttttttattttggggtgtgtgtttgttgtAACATCCCAAAgcctcaagagaaaaaaaacagggtTCTCTGGGGGAAAAGCAACGAGGGTGGGAAAGGcagcagggaaggaggaggaggacccaaCAAGAGAGGGACCGACTCtgtgaaggaagccacagggttggcgttcgcaagagctgagcaaggcggCAGAGGGCAGGATATGTTCCTGAGAGAggtcagaaagagagggagagcgaGGTGTAGCCCGAAGTGGGGGGGCCTCTTGATTTGAACCCGCTCTCCCCAGTCCTGGGGCGGTTTTTGGCCTCGCACCCACACCCTTTAATTGTGTCCGACTTCTGCTATACGCCCATATGTATTCTCTGCGGAACGCTTGTGCCTCGAGGTGCTGTTTCCCAGGGGGACCTCGCTAGGGGACGGACTGCAGTGCCTTGGGATAGAGCTGCGCTGTAGAGCTAGGGTAAGGTTAACatagagaaaaaggaagagtggCCCACTTGTTGCAGAGGGCGTCGAAAAGGGGCGCCGCCTGTTGGAGGCAGGCAAGGGGGAGGAAAGGGACGCGGGCAGTTTGGGGGGGTCCCCAGGGCTTGGAGGGCAAATTGGGCTAACCCCCACCCCGTGGAGTGGCCCCATAAGCTTAGGGAGGAATAAACACTAAGCCCCCTTTTAGCCTGAGTTTATATTTCACTCAATAAAGGAAATCTCTctggatggttgttgtaggttttccccATCTGAACAACCAAGTCTGAAGGTTtttccttcctaacatttcaccagtctctgtggccggccgcttcagaggacaggagtcagaactctgcccatgctctgttgctcTTTGTGGGATacttgaatatttatagctgtgggatcagctttcgtccttttcaggagacgggGTGATTAGGGTGATcggcgtgttttttgttgtggacgGATTGTACAGCTGTGCACATGATGACACCTGGTGTGACAGAAAAATGAAGTCATGTATTTTCTGATTAGTCACAGAACTGTCCGTAAAATGAGCGTCTTTATCTGCtataagtcagatcactttttcctatgcttcatgtcatgttatgctctCAGAAGAATGTCTCTTccctatgtatatatgtaaatagacgcTCAGTGTcgtaagtatctctgctaaccaatctCTCCTTACTCGGCTggtgttatgagaatacacattatcatcaaaattctcaacaaataCACCAGGACGTAGACTGTCTCTGTAAATCACATTGCAGGACAGCGCAGGCATCCGGCAGAAATATGATCTGTTCATGTTTGGCTGGCACACACAGTCGCGAAGCCAGGCATGGGGCTGCCTTTTGTCCTCCGAAGGCGTCGCTGTACTGGCTGTGTTATGCACAAATTTACACAGAGACAAGGCAAAGTCCACCTAGGTTGGGGGGCAAATTTCAACCCCGTTGAAAGACGATGAGATCTGGTGAGTTTCTTACAGATGTTGTGAGCAGAACGTGCTAatatttttgggaggggggaaggtttgctttgctttcataaCCGTTGCATGAAGTTCTTGCAGGcaagcttaaaaaaaagaaactgactGCACACCCAAAAAGATTCTCTGTCCCTTCACTCAACCCAACCCAAAACGGAGAATTCAAGAGTGAGCATGggatgaaggaactagaaacaaTCTTTAAGATTCAGGACATCAGGATCATTCAGACGATGGCATGCAGGCTTATTGTGTGCCGATGAGATAACCGGATAAAGAAGGAAGCTGATACGGGGgggaaaaataattcatttgaaatgggatTTTGGGAGTTTTATGAATATTATGGACCACAAATGGAGAGTTCAGCTAGAAGACTGAGAGCAGGAAAAGCAgcaataaaggaactagaaaagatattCAAGGGTAAGGATGTGTGACaggagatgaagaccaagatcaaCCACCCTCTTGTATTCCTGGTCAccctgtatgggtgtgaaagccggacagtgaagaaagctaatgaggggaaatgatttgttagaaatgtggagctggaggagagctttctggatacTCTGGACTTCCAGGAAGATGATCAAGtgctttgggcccatcatgagaaagcaggactACCCAGAAAAGACCATTGTGCTAGGAGaaactgaaagcagcaggaaaagaggaggaacaaacatgagatggactgagtccctaaaggaaaccacaaccttgagtttgcaggagctgaggagggccgttgaggacaggacagtttggagatggctcattcttaggttcaccctaagtcagaaatgACCGGAAGGTGCAGAACAGCACCACCAATGGAccaccaaaaaaaaccacaaatagaTTCTAAATTAATGCatgcctgaactctcactagaagctcaAGTGACTAAACGGAGGTTATTGTACTTTGAGAAAACCAGACTCACTGGAAGAAGCAAGAATGTTAGGAAGAGCGGGATTcaggagggaaggaggcagacctaatatgagatggataGGCTTAATAAGAAACACTACGACCCTCAGTCTGTAAGAGCTGAATGTTAATGATGGGATGTTTTGGAGACCATTCATTCACAAGGGCCACTAAAGGCCAGAAGTGaattggcagcacataacaacaatgccGTTTCATGCAGACGGGGGCCTGTGGGTGGGGAAATGCCATATCATTGAAAACTTATTTGCTTgtctgtcttttttgttgttgtttcatttttgggtgtgtgtgtgtttgcaggcaTGGATCTCGAAGATTTAGAAGAACTAGCAACAGAGCTGCACGGAAAGGGGAAGAACTGGGACCTTTCCCAGATTTTGGCAGGCGCCGGCTTCACCCTGTACGTGGCATGGGCTGGACTGCGGGCGCTCGGGCTCCGTCGGGCGTCCCTGCAGGTATCTGGATGATGGTTATTTTCAGCAGCTGGTCCACAGGGGTACGAATCAGGTGGATGAGACCAGTCTCTGGTTTGAAGGGGGAAAGTGGAATGCCATCCTTTGGGCCCCGTGGGCAGCATCAGCCACTGCCGTCTGCTCAACAAAGCAGGGTTTCTGGGCTCAAAATGCAAGCTGGATAGTGGAGTGCcatcacagaatcctagaatcacaAAATCAGAAGGGGCCTCCATGGCCATCGAATCCAAACTCAAGACATCGGCGCAGAtcttgccttccacttttcccttgAATGCTTCCACGTCTTTCTACAAAGCTCACGGGCCTTTTTTCTTCAATCCAGGTGCCCTATGTGCCCTCCAGTGCCAAGCAAGTGAACAATATGATGTCACTGCTAAAAGGACGCTCCGGCAAGCTGGTGGATTTAGGGTCGGGCGATGGGAGAATTGTAAGAGCCGCACAATGCCTCGAGCGTGATATTCCCCAAAGGCGCTCGCGTGTTGGAAGAGTGGGTGCATGTAATCACTTATTGCTCAATTAGGGTTGAGATACAGAATTATTGCGTTGGAAGCGGCcactaaggccatcaagtccaacctcctccttaaggcaggaatccaaatcaaagcagattctAACAAAAGGTGGTCCCACTTCGtctcgaaggcctccagcgttggagcgctcaccacctcccaatgcCATGGGCTCACTGCTTAAACAGTCATggagcttttcctgatattccacctgaatctggcttcctgttgcttgagcccattacaaagtgtcttgcactctgggatgatcaaggccaaatcctgcccctcctctggatgacaacctttcaagtatttgaaaagtgcttccCTATctccctccgtcttcttttctcaaggctaaacaggcccagttctttcactctttcctcctggggcttggtttccagtcccctgatcctcctggatgccctcctctgaacttgctccaatttgtcagcatccttcttaaagtgcagtgtccagaactgggcacagagGTCTCTAGATGAGCCCTACCCAGTGCTGACTAGAGAGGGACTAGgatctcatgggatttggagactatacctctgttaatgcatcctagaattgcattggccttttttgcagccatatacAAGATTGAGCAACCTGCTATCGTGCCAATAGtgccggactacaactcccatcacaccatagcattggccatgctggatgtTGTAGTCCCTCAAGAGATGCTGTTGTCTTCTCCTTAGGACTGACTCACAAAGACCTTAACGCGTCTCTTGAGAATATCGTTTTGAGAGCTAAAATAAAGAATGCATGCAGATATCCCTCTACATCCTTCAGATGTGgctggactacaacatccagcgGCTCTGGCCAGCACGGCTATCTCCTAGTCTTGTATTGGTGTAAAGATAAGCGTGTCTGCATAGGAAATAATAGCATGCGTGTAGAGTCCTTAAGACAGACGAACAAAGACCTTAACGCATATCTTGAGAATGTCGTATTGAGAGCTAAAATAAAGAATACATGCAGATACCCCTCGACATGCATGCTATTATTTCCTATGCAGGCATGCTTATCTTTACATCAATGCAAGATGAGGCGATACCTTTTATCGGAGTGCtgaaaatcaaagaaatgaaaagcttTTGTGGAGGAAATtctacttcttcaggcttagcacaacccCTTTCACGGATAGTTCAGAAAACTCTGTGCAAAAtttggtggtacatatttatgaGAGTTGATGTAAGTCTCCTGAGGCTAATCTTCAGATTTTATGGCCTCATAAATCTTTCCAAATTTATGATCTCAGTAGTGGCTGAACACCGCCCGACACGCAAGCCACACCGCTCTACGGACACCAGACGAGGGGACTCATTCGGACTGTCCTTTCAGGTCCTGGAGGCTTACAGACGAGGATTCAGACCCGTGGTGGGCTACGAACTCAACCCGCTGTTGTTGCAACTGTCCAGCTTCCACGCCTGGCGAGCCGGTTGCTATGGAAAGGTTTCGTACCGCCAAGAAGACTTTTGGAAGGTAAATTCCTGCTGGCACAGGAACAAGAAGCCCGGCCTTGAAGCAGGAAGCGTGTTCCTTCTAAGCCAGAAGGAGCAGCTCCCGTTTCAAGATTGGCATCGTTTCCTCTCTGGTGGCCCTTTCTCCTGCTTCGCAGGGGCCAGTCCTGGGTCTGACGGGTTATGGGAGAGCGGTCCTCTTTTTGAAGGTGATTTTTGAAGCCCTCTTTTGGACATGCCATCCAAACTGGGGGTTTAAAAGGGAGCCCTAAAAAGGGAGTGCAGGGGGGTTCCCCAACCAGCCACATCTGAACACAAGACGGATCAGGCCCTCTTACTTTCCAGCATGTggtgtattttattttctgtgtaaaagacagcCGTTCCTTTCACATCAGTATGCACACCGTTTAGAGGAGAGCGGTGGGATGGTAAAGAGAGGAACCAAGTGGCCCATCTTGTGAAGGAGGAACGCTCCATTTTTcaacattttattgcagattCTGCTGGTCTAGTCTGAGcttatttccccaccaccaccctgtctTTTATTTTAAGGCAAATCTCTCCGATTGCAACAACGTCACTGTGTTCCTGGCCCCGAGTGTGGTAAGTGCAATCTTTTAGCTAATTAAATCCAAGACaccgagagagagaaaaaagccatTTTCCAGGGGTAAAGTGGTGGGATGCTTAACCTTTGGCCTACCATGTTAATTTGGATTCCATCACCCGAGATTCCCGAAGGGCATGGCCTCAcccggggattctgggagctggagtccaaaagaTCCGGGGAGCCTAAGGTTTGGAACTGACACAGCGCTTCTCAACcgtgggtcacccagatgttcttggactacaactcccagaaatcctaggtTTTTAGGAATTTTCATCCAAGAACTTTTGGGGACCCAAAGTGGGGAACCATCTGAAAGGATGCtgtgtgctgtccagtcaattccAACTGATCATATCCTTCCCAAGTTTTCTAAGTTTTCATAGGTGGTTCCCCAGACCCTCCTTCTGCAGAGGCTCTGAGACTGTACAACTTGTCCAGAGCCACACAAACAACAGGGTGCAAAGTCCGGTTGACCGCCCAGGTTCTGGGTGCTTTTCGCTGGCCTCGCTCGTGGGAGACATGGTGGGGATCCTACCTTCCAGCCAGGGCgcaccaactcactgagctatactgAAGGATCTTTCACTGGAACTGTGTCTGGTCCCATGTGGCCAGCCAACAACTGTTTGCAAGGGAACCTGCAgaattacaatggtgccttgctagacagttacctccgcatgacagttttgctatagtgattcgcaaaacagtgattcctatgggggaatttcgctggacaatgtttggtccctgcttcgcaaaccaatttttgctagacgacaatttgctttttgctagacgatgatttcgctaaacaacgatttcactggaacagattatcatcgtctagcgaggcaccactgtagcttgatttttctctgctgctgggtACTGTTGCTATCTTTTTAAGGACTCCAGTTCCATAAAAGGCCCTTTCTGCATCCACGGTTCAGACTTTATCCTAACAAGATGGAACTGCAGCTCCGTGGCAGAGTCTTTGCTGCGtgcaggagaaaaaaaccctCCGATTAAATCAAAGCACCCTGGTTTACAGAAATAGTAGAGACCTTAAGTCCGTGAACAGCGCTAAGGCCAATTAGAAGAGATAACCCTAAGCTAGGAGGGTTGACGTGACGGGTCACTCGCATGCATCTTCCTTCATTAATTCAGGTTAACCTCACGCTTGGTTTCTGGAGGCCTTCTGTGAGAGCGTTCGTTCTGCATGCAGGAACTCCCCAGTTCCATGCTGGGCATTTCGAGTTCAAAAGGAGGATTGGCAAGAAGTTAAGAAATAGCCGCTTTAGACACCGACACGAAGGAAAACACTTTTGGTTTATTGTTGAGAAGGACTGAAGAAATCCCTTTGAGGATACTTTTCTACTGATAGTCAAAAGGGCATGTACCCAAAcccatggtacagtggtgcctcgcattacgatgttaatttgttccagcgaaatcactgtagaatgaaaacgtcgcaatgcgaaattaaaaaggccatagaaacgcattaaaacccgattaatgcgttctgatgggcttgaaactcaccgtccagcgaagatcctccatagtgtggccattttcgctgcctgtgcagcgaggaatccgtcccagaaaagagcggggagccattttttttaccctgcagccattttgaaaccgatcagctggccaaaaatcgtcgctttgcaagaatcggttcccaaagcagggaaccgatcatcgcaaagcgaaattcccccactgaAACCATCATAAAGTTATATGATGTTCcccgtctagcgatttcatcctTAAATGGAGCactcatcttgcgaggtaccactgtacttcaataTTGGCAGAGTCCTTCATTTTCATCTTGGTGGCCTTTCTCTTCTGGGGCCAGGCGGTCACCTGAGAGTCCATCCACTACTGAAGAACACCAATTATCCTAGAAGCGCCGCACACGCTCCACTGAGGCGCCACATCTGTGCGCTCCATGAACC includes:
- the LOC110087137 gene encoding adenine nucleotide translocase lysine N-methyltransferase isoform X2, yielding MDLEDLEELATELHGKGKNWDLSQILAGAGFTLYVAWAGLRALGLRRASLQVPYVPSSAKQVNNMMSLLKGRSGKLVDLGSGDGRIVLEAYRRGFRPVVGYELNPLLLQLSSFHAWRAGCYGKVSYRQEDFWKANLSDCNNVTVFLAPSVVPPLERKLLSELPEEACVVAARFPFVKWTPASVAGDGLEQAWAYNIRDVRRAEQATAGGRPREESNPVPEEEAVQEKGWREEH
- the LOC110087137 gene encoding adenine nucleotide translocase lysine N-methyltransferase isoform X5 — encoded protein: MGWTAGARAPSGVPAVVAEHRPTRKPHRSTDTRRGDSFGLSFQVLEAYRRGFRPVVGYELNPLLLQLSSFHAWRAGCYGKVSYRQEDFWKANLSDCNNVTVFLAPSVVPPLERKLLSELPEEACVVAARFPFVKWTPASVAGDGLEQAWAYNIRDVRRAEQATAGGRPREESNPVPEEEAVQEKGWREEH
- the LOC110087137 gene encoding adenine nucleotide translocase lysine N-methyltransferase isoform X1; the protein is MQIPLDMHAIISYAGMLIFTSMQDEAIPFIGVLKIKEMKSFCGGNSTSSGLAQPLSRIVQKTLCKIWWYIFMRVDVSLLRLIFRFYGLINLSKFMISVVAEHRPTRKPHRSTDTRRGDSFGLSFQVLEAYRRGFRPVVGYELNPLLLQLSSFHAWRAGCYGKVSYRQEDFWKANLSDCNNVTVFLAPSVVPPLERKLLSELPEEACVVAARFPFVKWTPASVAGDGLEQAWAYNIRDVRRAEQATAGGRPREESNPVPEEEAVQEKGWREEH
- the LOC110087137 gene encoding adenine nucleotide translocase lysine N-methyltransferase isoform X4 encodes the protein MDLEDLEELATELHGKGKNWDLSQILAGAGFTLYVAWAGLRALGLRRASLQVLEAYRRGFRPVVGYELNPLLLQLSSFHAWRAGCYGKVSYRQEDFWKANLSDCNNVTVFLAPSVVPPLERKLLSELPEEACVVAARFPFVKWTPASVAGDGLEQAWAYNIRDVRRAEQATAGGRPREESNPVPEEEAVQEKGWREEH
- the LOC110087137 gene encoding adenine nucleotide translocase lysine N-methyltransferase isoform X3; its protein translation is MGWTAGARAPSGVPAGALCALQCQASEQYDVTAKRTLRQAGGFRVGRWENLVAEHRPTRKPHRSTDTRRGDSFGLSFQVLEAYRRGFRPVVGYELNPLLLQLSSFHAWRAGCYGKVSYRQEDFWKANLSDCNNVTVFLAPSVVPPLERKLLSELPEEACVVAARFPFVKWTPASVAGDGLEQAWAYNIRDVRRAEQATAGGRPREESNPVPEEEAVQEKGWREEH